One part of the Ziziphus jujuba cultivar Dongzao chromosome 2, ASM3175591v1 genome encodes these proteins:
- the LOC125422441 gene encoding chaperone protein dnaJ 15-like, producing the protein MEYSQLGIHSILSSVSGKVDKQNAHFFGVTINEQQAECGIVVRVTSNAQSKFKLLYFEQDVSGGYGLALQVPYLLSYCVSNPFSIL; encoded by the exons atggagtacagccaactagggatacattccattctgtcatcagttagtggaaag gtggataagcaaaatgctcatttctttggtgttacgatcaacgagcaacaagccgagtgtggtattgtagtaagagttacttcaaatgcacaaagcaaatttaag ttactttatttcgagcaagatgtgagtggcggttatggtttggccctacaggtaccatatcttctttcctattgtgtctccaatccattttccattttatag
- the LOC132800430 gene encoding uncharacterized protein LOC132800430: protein MSWRICDYVYIPVNNGGAHWLAACVDLKARHIDLYDPNMGNKYVQNRELKNAECLTYMLPYLLRDGGYYRKNPDVSPTLDPFTMTMIKDAPRQDNGYECVVISNNLYCCCFLLWLRVKIHVVGFH, encoded by the exons atgtcgtggcggatatgtgattat gtgtacatccctgtcaacaatggaggcgcgcattggttggcagcatgtgtggacttgaaggcccggcatattgatttatacgatccaaatatgggaaataaatatgtccagaatagagagttgaagaatgcggaatgccttacgtatatgctgccttacctattgagggatgggggatattaccgGAAGAATCCAGATGTGtctcccactttagatccattcacgatgaccatgatcaaagatgcaccccgccaagataatgggtatgaatgtgttgtcatttcaaacaacttgtattgctgctgttttttattgtggttacgtgtgaaaatacacgtagttggttttcattaa